TTGCGGCTTGTAATAGGTTAGCAAAATCTGTAATCTGGTTCCAAAGATTACCGTAGCGTTTCATATCGTAATCTTTTGCTTCTTTTGTTGTTTTATCCAACCACCTAAATCAACACCTATTTCATTAATTAACTTGCTTGCATATTCATAACGTTCTGTCTTGATTAAGTCAAAATCTAGCAGTAGTCGAGTTTGATGGCGCAAAATATCTAGTTTGCTGTTTAAAGACTCTATAATTGTTAACTTTTCTTGGGTATAACGTGCTATTATTAAATTCTCCAGCAAATCATAAAGCCCTGAAATCATCCGATTTCCTAAGTTGAATTTATGGTCGCGGGGTAGACGATTAAGAATTGGGACGTACCACTTTATTAAGTCATACGTTTTTTGGATAATTGGTAACTCATTCATTAAATAATCATATAATAAGTAGGCTATAAAACATTATTGGTTGTTAAAAATCTCAAAAAAAAATCATCCGCCTGCGGCGGAAAAAAAGAGAGAAAAGCAAAGAAGTGTAAAGAGCAAAAGAGCAAGAGAGCAAAGGGCTAAGGAGTCCTCGCCACGGCACACACAACCCGAAAACCGATGACGTTGAACCTATCGTCCGGCGCGAGCCTATCGCGAGAAGCAGAACGGCAATGCCTAGGAGCGTAGTCCCACGAACCACCGCGCAGCAGCCGAGCATGATTATCATTATCGTTGTCAGTTAACCATGCCCTGCCATCTGTGGGTGCGCCCTGATAGTTATCGTGCCATTGGTCAAGACACCACTCCCAAACTAGCCCGTGCATATCGTAAATTCCAAAGGCGTTTGCTGCACCAAAACTGCCCACGTCTGTAGTCTTTCCCTGATGTCCACCCTTTAAACCAGAACCATAAATATAATTTCCGTCATAATTTGCTAAATCAGTTGTAATTGTTTCGCCAAAGTGAAAGGGTGTAGTAGTTCCAGCCCGACAAGCATATTCCCACTCGGCTTCGCTAGGTAGACGGTACTCTTTTCCCAACTTTTGAGAAAGCCGCGCGCAAAATTCAACTGCATCGAACCAGGATACCTGCTCTACGGGGCGATTTACTCCTTTAAAACTTGATGGGTCAGGTTCCAAGTCACTTTTAATTTTGGGTAAAGCAGCAACAGCCCGCCATTGAGCTTGAGTTACTGGAAATTTACCCATAAAAAAAGGTTGAACTGTGACTTGATGCTGTGGTTCTTCGTCGTCACTTCGCTCTAATTCATTTTTTGTAGAACCCATCAAAAACTCACCACCAGGAATAGAAACCATATCCAGGGTGATACCATTCCCCAAGTCAGCAGTAAAATACTCCGCTTGACCGCGACGACGGTTAGTTTCCTTACCTTCGGCATTGACAGTTACGATGTCAAATTCAAACTGACCTAACCCCCCCGGCCCCCCTTCCCTAGCAGGGAAGGGGGGAGTTGAACTCCCCTCTCCTTTTAGGAGAGGGGTAGGGGGAGAGGTCGCTTTTAGTGGGGCAATAATCCTAGCTTCAATCGGTGCAATGTCCTCATCCCTGAGTCCCAAATGTTGCTGATAAGCCAGTAAGTCATCGAGGGTTCTTTCGCTTAACGGATCTTCTGCTTCAACACATTCCCGTAGCGTCTGCTCATACTCTTGTAACTTGCGTTGAAACTCGCGATAGGGCTGCAAAACCTCTGCTTCTATCGCCTCTGCTTCTTCTGGTAAAAGCTGTAACTGATTTCGTAGAGAGTTTAACAACCGACGAGCGGGGATGGTAAATTTACCTTGATTAGCCCGCAACTTCACTTCCTTACGATACTTAAGCTTGGGGTCACCAACAGGTGCTTTCGCCAGTCGAATCCTGTAGCCTTCTTTGACAGGATAAAACTGCGGTGTCATCGCCGGGGCTGCTTCCAGCACCTTACTACTGGCATAAATATGCAACTCATCTGCTGAAATCCAACCATCCTCGTCTTGATCTGCTGTTCCTTTTTCAATTCCCTCAACTAGATAACGGGTGTAAATAGAAAGGTCAGACCCTTCCTGTTCAAAGGAATATTGTGTGGAGGTGGAAGATGTGAGAATTGCCCGACCTTTACTGCCTAACTCTGCCTGAATATCCACAGAACCATCATCTTTGGCAGCCAATCCATCAGGGAAAGCTCCACTAAAGCAACAATCTAAAATGATTATTTGCCGTTCTGATTTGCTGCCATTCATGCTGTCATGAAGAAATCTAGCAGCGACAGCCGTTGGTGGAATTAATCTGCCTCTGTCTAGACTAGTTTCACCGCTTGACAGATAAAGATTGCGACTTTCATTTTTAACCCCGTGACCAGAAAAGTAAAATAGCACCAAATCATCTTTTTGGCGATTGCTAAACAACTGGTAAATGGCTCTCTCCATCACCTGTCGCTGCGGATTAGTTAGTACCGTCACATCTGCTACTGCAAACCCGCCCATTTCAGGATGTATCAAAACCTGCTTTAGGGCTTCCACGTCCCTAGCAGCAGAGGGTAACGGGGTCAGACTTTGTTCATATTCGCTTACACCAATCAGCAAGGCAAATTTAGCCATCAGCCTTTGTTACACTAACTTTTATTTTAGAAAGTCTTTCAATAGCACTCAAAGCATCTTCTAGCTGCTCTTTATTGCCATACTCTAGCTTGTACTTTGTGCCATTATCTTCATATTCCACTTTCACTGTTTTACCATAGAAGCGTTTCCCCAGCGAGTCTAGGAGTTCTTTAGCTTTCTTCGGATTTACCACAGTTTTCAACATTCCTGGTATAAATCCCGCTAAAGCTGATTTACTCCCCTCTGGGATTTCAGATTCTCTAACAGGTTCAGCATCTTCTACTATTTCACTAATTTCTTGTGCAAGATTAGTAGTTAATTCTTCTAACTCTTCTGGCTCTAAATCTAGATCAGCATCAGTTAAGTCAATTAATACCTGAACATTACTTGACATTATTTGGGTTTTACTTCGCATATTTACTTAAGTATCGTAACTTTTTCTATAGAGGTAAACAATGGTTACGGTGGTTGTACTCATTAACATCTTCATCTCGCTGATACTACTTTACGTGGCTTGGCGGGTGTGGAAATTAAAGCAAATCATCGGGCAGATAGCTGATAAGTTGACTGTTTATGAACGCAATACCCATGCAGCGCTCTACAATGCACCCGACAATATTTACACCGCCCAGGAGAATATTAATAATTTGCGGCAGGGAAACCAAAGATTAGAGGTACAGATTCAGCAAGTGCGGCAAATTGTCAACTTGCTATTTCTAGGACGAACAATCTGGGGACGTTCATTTGGTAGGCGAGGATATATACGTGGTAAAAATATCCCTGCAAAATGAGTTAATGAATAAAAGCAACATTCATAGCTGATATATTGTCACGATAGATTAACTAGATAAAATCATTTGGGTCTTGCAAGGGGAGAAAACCCACCTAAAATGAGTGTAAGGAGAGAAACAATAAAAATGTCTAATAACCGTTCTGGAGTATTTATTGGCGGTTTAATGCTGGGAGCTACCATCGGTGCTTTAACTGGGTTACTCGCAGCTCCACGCGCAGGGCGTGAAACGCGTAAACTATTGAAAAAATCTGCCAATGCTATCCCAGAATTGGCAGAGGACTTATCAACAAGTGTGCAAATTCAGGCAGATCGTCTCTCTGCTAGCGCACTGCGGAATTGGGACGATACATTGGACAGATTGCGGGAAGCGATCGCCGCTGGTGTAGATGCCAGTCAAAGAGAAACTCAAGTCTTGAAACGGCAAAAACCAGTAGCAGTAGAAGACTCAGATTCTCTTCCCCAGCAATTAGAACGCTCATAGATGGCATAACTGTGATTGATCCCCTGTTTTGGTTGGGACTATCTCTACTCTTAGTCGCCACCAGTTTGACCGCAGTTCTGGTGGCGGCGATACCCGCATTGCAGGAATTAGCACGCGCCGCTCGTAGTGCGGAAAAGTTATTTGATACACTCTCACGAGAATTACCCCCTACTCTAGAAGCTATCCGCATGACTGGCTTGGAAATCACTGATTTAACTGATGATGTCAGCGAAGGTGTCAAAAGTGCCAGTCAAGTTGTTAAACAAGTTGATCAAAGCCTGGATAATGCCAGAAAACAAGCTCAGAATGTTCAACTAGGCACACGCAGCATTGTTGTAGGCGTCAAAGCTGCTTGGAAAACCTTCACGCGCCAAAAACCTTTAAGGCGGACAGTTGAACATTTACCAATTAATGAAAAATCACCGCTAACCTTGCGAGAACGAGAAGCACTAAGACAAGAAAATCGCCGCACCAAAGCAGAACCATATCGTACTAATGACAGTTACAGCGATCCTGCTAGTTGGGAAGCCAGCTTTGAGGATAGGGATTAGGTATTTGTCATCTGTCATTTGTCTGTACTGCTTATCGCCTCATCCTCTTCATCTCCCCTAATCCCTAATCACCAAAAACGCTTTGCTTTGATCCCTAATATTAGAGTAAAGTAAACAAGTGTAAAGAAGTATCACTTTTCCCATACTCTTTTAAAACAACTTGTTCACCTCTACCGTTGATATTTATATAAAAACGTCCATGCAGTCTTGTTTTTGGCGACGAATTTTAGTATCTATTGCAGTATTTTTCTTTGCTGGGTCAATTTGGGCGATACATTCTCCCTCAGCGCTGGCTTACGACAATCCTGACTTACTACCCAGCACCTTTACCCCAGTTGTAGACTTGGCTAAATCTCTGCCTGACCTGCAAGAAGAAAAGCTTGTCCAAGATTTAGAGCAATTTGAAGCAGATACTGGCTGGAAACTGCGAGTATTGACCCAATATGACCGCACTCCAGGTCGGGCAGTCATCAAATATTGGGGTTTGGATGATAAGAGCATTTTGCTAGTTGCTGATTCCCGTGGCGGTAACATTCTCAGTTTTAGTGTTGGCGACGCTGTTTATGAACTTTTACCCCGGACTTTCTGGATAGAATTGCAAACCCGCTTCGGTAATTTGTATTTTGTCCGCGAACAAGGCGAAGACCAAGCCATTTTGCAAGCTTTAGAATCGGTTAAAGGCTGTTTGCTTAAAGGTGGTTGCAATGTTGTTCCCGGGTTGCCACGGGAGCAGTGGATTCTTACCCTTATCACCTCAATCATTGGGGGAGTGATTTGTGGATTTGCGGCTCAACCCCGCGGTGATAAACAAATTGTTGCGTGGCAATGGGCTTTAATTTTCTCGCCCTTGTGGGGAATTTTGTTTATTGCTTTTGGTATTGGCCCAGTTGTGACACGTACGAGCGATTGGTTACCTTTATTTCGCAATATCGCTGGTTTCCTAATCGGTGCTTTAGTTGCATACCTCTCACCTGTTTTCAGCCGACCTTCTTCTAATGCTGAGTCTTGAAGTTGTTAGTGCTGAGTATTTTGACTACTACTCAGCAAGAAGTTTGAGCGGCGCAAGCCGCTCAAATCTTCGGTGACTCATAATTGTCTTAAGCTGATAAGCTGAAAGCTATTATCTGAGAAGCTCAACAACAATGGAATGGCACACAACAGATGCTCAAAGTTTAGCAATTATTGATAGTGAAATTGGCGATCATGTATTTTCGCCCGCTGAATATGAGATTGTACGGCGGGTGATATATGCTACTGCTGATTTTGAGTATAAGTCTTTGATACACTTTTCTGACCATGCTTTGCAAGCAGGTGCAGCAGCATTAGCGGCGCGTACTACGATTGTAGTAGATGTTCCGATGGTACAAGTAGGTATTGCTTACGAGATTCAAAATACCTTTGCTAATCCTGTGTATTGCAGCTTGGAAACTTTAACACGTCCCCAAAAAGAAAAGACTCGTGCAGCGTGGGGAATAGAAACTCTAGCTAAGCGTTATCCAGAAGGTATTTTTGTAGTAGGTCAAGCACAAACAGCACTGACTGTACTAATTGATTTAATTGAAACTGAAGAAATTAGACCGGCTTTAATAATTGCGACGCCAGTGGGATTTGTGAATGTGGATGAAGCCAAAGGGCGTTTGCAAGACTCTCTAGTGCCTTATATTACTATTGACAGTCGCAAAGGTAATGCAGTTGTCGCAGCTGCGATCGTTGATGGACTGGTAGACTTGGCTTGGCAAGCTTATGGACAAGATGGAAATTCGAGAAGTTAAAAAATAGCTTTAAAAATAGATTAAGTGCGTGACTTCACAATGTATTATGGAAAACATATGAGATGTAACAAAAGCAAGTAAGCTAAGACTAAGTAATTGAGGTTTTTGACGATGAAACTTAACTATCTGTTTTCAGCAACACTAGTTAGCGTGTCGTTTATAGTCTTTCATACAGCATCTCCAGTTTTATCACAACAAGCATCTAATAACTTTGCTCAACTCCAATCTTTATTAGAAGCAAGAAAATGGTACGAAGCTAATGAAGAGACTATCTCTCTAATTCGCAATGACTCGGCAAATCTTTCTTGTCCAAACCTGAGCAGTATAGACCAGCTGTGGGTCAAGCATAGTAATGGAAAATATGGATTTACCCCACAGATAAGTATATGGCAGCAAGTGGGGGGTTTGAATTGCAAAACTTGTGAGAATCAAATAAAAGAATTTAGTAAAAAAGTTGGATGGAATCTTAGCCAACAGGTAAATCCTGTACCAGGAGACTTTGTAGGACAGTACCCAACAGTTGCTACTCTTGGCTGGCAAAGTTATGTTGATAGCGATAGAAGCCTGTTAAATCAGGGATTTTTTGGACAAGGGACGTGGCAAGCCTGGAAAATTGGTAATTTTAACTTTTTTTCTACACTAAAAAACTGTCAAGGTAAAACACCATAATAAGAGTTTATTTATAAAGTAAAAGTTAAGCCAATATATCAATACAGTTCAGTTAAGGCTAAACCTCTTTGCCAAAGTCATTTTTTTTTAACTAACCGCATACTCCTACGGAGAAGCAAGCTACGCGTTAGCGTCTCCCCTTCTCCCAAAGCTATCCATTACCCCGATCTTTCTCAACATTTGCGAGAATATTCACTCACATTTTTTCTAACCCTTATTAGCTAGTCTTTAATTCTCAATAAAAATGAGATTTTAGCGAGAAGATTAAGGGCAAATTTGTCAAGTATGCCTAACACATTGGTGCTTACGATGCTTATAAAACAAAGGTTTTGAGATTGTAAAGAAAGATGTGACTAATGGATAGCTCCCAAAGGGAGAGGTTAGCGCCTGCCATAGGATGCCCGTTCGGCTTGGTCTCCTTTAGGAGAAGGGCTGTAGGGAGAAGGACGCTAAGAGAAGGAAGAAATGCTTAAATAAACTGTATTGACCTATACATCAGTTATTAGTTGACGCTTCACCGCTTAAGCGCCAACTACGGAGAGCGTATACTCCTCAATTTTTCGTTGACAGACTACTAGAGTAAATGTGCAATTTCGGCTACTCCGGCAAAGCTTATTCCCTGGATGGACGGCGACGGCGACGCGGCCTTTCTTGTTGGTCTTCACTCAAGCGGCGACCAACTTCATTAAAGAAATCTCTTCGCAAATATGGATAGTCGCTGACCCACACGTCGCGGTTAGGAAAGTATATATCACTAAATTCTTCAATTATGCTCAAATCTGCGCGATTTGACATGACTACCATTTCTGCAACTTGACCACGAGCAATGGCTTTATGAGCAGGACGTAGTGGTGCGTCAAACTCAATGCTAAATCCTGTATCATCACCTATTTCTAGGTTAATCCGTTTCTCTCGGTTTTCGACAATTACCAATTCGCCTTTGCTGTTGACAGTTTCTTGTTTACCAATCACTCGGTCTGTGATCCACCAGTCTAGCACTCGACCACGGAAAAAGCCGCTGTACTTATAACGGCGACATTGTATATTCTGCACACTCGCCTGAAACGCTGGATACCACAGCCAAAAAAGAGCGCCAACTACTCCTAGCACAAATATAATCAGGCCAAACTCTAGCTTGAACAAGGTTATTAGAAGCAAAATAACAACTACGGCAACTACAGAAATTAATAGCCGCTGCAAAAAATTTGAAAATTTCCCCCAGTAGTATTTATACTGCAAACCAGTGGCAATCAGGGGGATGATTTGTTCAAATTTCTGGCGAGTCAGTGGGACGAGCATGAGTGCTAAGCTTAGAGTATTTTTTCTAATCCATATACTAACGACTTTAGCTGCAAGACTTTGCGAATTGCCAGTAAGACTCCTGGCATATAGCAAGCGCGATCGCTCGTATCATGCCGTAAAGTATAAATTTGACCTGCTGCGCCAAAAATTACTTCTTGATGAGCAATTAATCCTGGTAAGCGCACACTATGAATCCTAATACCTTCGTCTGCCAGACTTCCTCTTGCTCCAGGTAACTTTTCCGTTTCTTCCACAAGCGGCGGGTTAAAAGTTTTACCAAATTCTGCTAGTAACTGCGCTGTTTGAATGGCTGTACCACTGGGAGCATCAGCTTTTTGGTTGTGATGGAGTTCGATGATTTCTACATGGTCAAAATATTGGGAGGCGGTGACTGCGGCTTGTTGCAACAATACCATGCCAATGGAAAAGTTAGGAATAATTAGACAACCAGTACTCGCTTTGTCGGCAAAATCTGCTAAGTCTTGAATTTGTTCTGGGCTTAAACCTGTTGTACCGACTACAGGACGAATACCGTAGGCGATCGCACTGCGAATATTGTCATAAACTGAATCAGGATGTGTAAAGTCTACAATCACTCCTGGAGGAGACTGTCTATCGCCAGCCACGTACCCCAGCATTGGTTCTAATTGGTCGGTAATAGGCACTTCCAGAGGTTCGCTTAAACCCGCCAGTTCTCCAGCGTCTTGACCCTGATGTTGCGGACTGCGGTCAATTGCACCCACTAGGTTTAAGTCAGATGATTGCGCCACCGCTTTTACCACTTCACGGCCCATTTTGCCAGCAGCACCGTTGACAATAACTGGGATAGCAGCTTGATTAGTCATAAGTCGAACAAATTTTTTTAACTAACAAACGAATTGTAGAGACTTTGGGTATCTAGAAGCTAGTAATGCACTCCAGGACTTTTGATTAGCGATTGGTCATTTGCCCTTTGTCCCCTGCTTCCTCATCTCCCTCATCTCCCCAATCCCCAGCTCCAGCTCAAATCTCTGGTTCGATTCCGGCTGCTCTTATTAGTCAGGTTTTTCATGCTTTGCACTTAACTATTCAAATACTGGCGACCACACTTTAGAAATCGCTACTTCCCAGCCAGGGAGTAAGTCTGGTAAAGTCAACACATCGCCATCCCGTAATACTACTTTTTCGCTAAGACGATAAACTTCCATAGTTCTAGTCTTGGGGTCAATCAAAATTCCGATTTGAGTACCCAAGCCAATAAACTCCTGAATCTTCTGGCGGAGTTTATCTAGGGAATCAGTTTTAGACTTCACTTCTATCACTAAGTCTCGAACCAATTCGGCGTAGTCTTCCGTGGAACGTTTGAGCCTGTCTTCCCGTATATAAAGATACATCAGGAGCGCGTAAATCTGTGTTAAGCAGTCTAAAGCCTGCACTGGAACCAGTTACACGCCCCAACTTGCGCGGTCTTACCCAATTACCCAAAAGACGTGAAAATTCAGTTCCAACTTCTTCCGACTCGTAACCTGATGGACTCATGACAACTATATCCCCATCAACCAATTCCATCCGATAGTCAGGATACGCAGCCTGTATTTTCTCCAAATCTTTGACACTTAAAGACATAATACCTCCTGAAACATCTGAATCTATATTGCCATTTTTGGTGAAAGTCCAGACAAGTTGGAGATTTTGTTGACTTTAATGTTTGCAAATTGCAATTCTTTTTAGTAAGTTTGACTATATTTCGTTAATCGCTGCCTAATCGATTCGGGTAATCGTTCTGGATACTTATAAAAATAAAATATTTTTAACAAAATAAAATTCATGTTCCTAGCTATCCAAATCTGCCATTGCTCCATCAAGGATAATGTTTTAATATAATCATCAAATAATTGTTTAATCCGCGATAGGCTGTTTCCTCTTGCAGAATCATCAAATGTTTTTGTTCCTGGATAATATCTATAGTTACCCCAAGTCTCATTAAAGTACTTAACATGAGATGAAGAAACCGCTTTTAACAGAAAATCTAGATCCATTACATAATGTTCTTCTACTTTATATAAACCAATTTTCTCATGCAATGATTTGTGATAGAAGTAAGCAGATGGATTTACTGGAAATGAAGCATCAATAGTTCCATTGTTAACTCGCCTTTCTAATAGTAAGCTAAGCGTTTGTAATCGGTTAGGTTTATTAATAGAAATTAATTTATCTTGCTGGTTTAAAATATTGCAGTTGCCAACAATTAAGCTAGGTTCTGGTAAAAATTTAAAAATGTTACAAACGCGGTTAATAACATTTGGTTCATAGAAATCATCAACATTTAAAACACCAATAATCTGTCCTTTTGCCATAGAAATTCCTTTGTTGATAGCATCAGATTGCCCTCGATCTTTTTCACTAACCCAGCGAATGTGGGGATATTGATTGGCTTTTTCCTTAATAATGTCTACTGTTTTGTCGCTTGAACCTCCATCTAAAATGATATGCTCCACTTCTAAATAGTTTTGGTCAATGACAACTTGAAGACAAGATTCTATAAATTTCTCACCGTTATAAACTGGTGTAATTATACTAATCATTAACAAGAGCCTCTTGTGAGTGTGAGTATTACA
This region of Nostoc sp. UHCC 0302 genomic DNA includes:
- the avd gene encoding diversity-generating retroelement protein Avd, which encodes MNELPIIQKTYDLIKWYVPILNRLPRDHKFNLGNRMISGLYDLLENLIIARYTQEKLTIIESLNSKLDILRHQTRLLLDFDLIKTERYEYASKLINEIGVDLGGWIKQQKKQKITI
- a CDS encoding SUMF1/EgtB/PvdO family nonheme iron enzyme, with product MAKFALLIGVSEYEQSLTPLPSAARDVEALKQVLIHPEMGGFAVADVTVLTNPQRQVMERAIYQLFSNRQKDDLVLFYFSGHGVKNESRNLYLSSGETSLDRGRLIPPTAVAARFLHDSMNGSKSERQIIILDCCFSGAFPDGLAAKDDGSVDIQAELGSKGRAILTSSTSTQYSFEQEGSDLSIYTRYLVEGIEKGTADQDEDGWISADELHIYASSKVLEAAPAMTPQFYPVKEGYRIRLAKAPVGDPKLKYRKEVKLRANQGKFTIPARRLLNSLRNQLQLLPEEAEAIEAEVLQPYREFQRKLQEYEQTLRECVEAEDPLSERTLDDLLAYQQHLGLRDEDIAPIEARIIAPLKATSPPTPLLKGEGSSTPPFPAREGGPGGLGQFEFDIVTVNAEGKETNRRRGQAEYFTADLGNGITLDMVSIPGGEFLMGSTKNELERSDDEEPQHQVTVQPFFMGKFPVTQAQWRAVAALPKIKSDLEPDPSSFKGVNRPVEQVSWFDAVEFCARLSQKLGKEYRLPSEAEWEYACRAGTTTPFHFGETITTDLANYDGNYIYGSGLKGGHQGKTTDVGSFGAANAFGIYDMHGLVWEWCLDQWHDNYQGAPTDGRAWLTDNDNDNHARLLRGGSWDYAPRHCRSASRDRLAPDDRFNVIGFRVVCAVARTP
- a CDS encoding YtxH domain-containing protein, whose amino-acid sequence is MSNNRSGVFIGGLMLGATIGALTGLLAAPRAGRETRKLLKKSANAIPELAEDLSTSVQIQADRLSASALRNWDDTLDRLREAIAAGVDASQRETQVLKRQKPVAVEDSDSLPQQLERS
- a CDS encoding DUF948 domain-containing protein; this translates as MIDPLFWLGLSLLLVATSLTAVLVAAIPALQELARAARSAEKLFDTLSRELPPTLEAIRMTGLEITDLTDDVSEGVKSASQVVKQVDQSLDNARKQAQNVQLGTRSIVVGVKAAWKTFTRQKPLRRTVEHLPINEKSPLTLREREALRQENRRTKAEPYRTNDSYSDPASWEASFEDRD
- a CDS encoding TPM domain-containing protein; the protein is MQSCFWRRILVSIAVFFFAGSIWAIHSPSALAYDNPDLLPSTFTPVVDLAKSLPDLQEEKLVQDLEQFEADTGWKLRVLTQYDRTPGRAVIKYWGLDDKSILLVADSRGGNILSFSVGDAVYELLPRTFWIELQTRFGNLYFVREQGEDQAILQALESVKGCLLKGGCNVVPGLPREQWILTLITSIIGGVICGFAAQPRGDKQIVAWQWALIFSPLWGILFIAFGIGPVVTRTSDWLPLFRNIAGFLIGALVAYLSPVFSRPSSNAES
- a CDS encoding precorrin-8X methylmutase produces the protein MEWHTTDAQSLAIIDSEIGDHVFSPAEYEIVRRVIYATADFEYKSLIHFSDHALQAGAAALAARTTIVVDVPMVQVGIAYEIQNTFANPVYCSLETLTRPQKEKTRAAWGIETLAKRYPEGIFVVGQAQTALTVLIDLIETEEIRPALIIATPVGFVNVDEAKGRLQDSLVPYITIDSRKGNAVVAAAIVDGLVDLAWQAYGQDGNSRS
- a CDS encoding GUN4 domain-containing protein, with translation MKLNYLFSATLVSVSFIVFHTASPVLSQQASNNFAQLQSLLEARKWYEANEETISLIRNDSANLSCPNLSSIDQLWVKHSNGKYGFTPQISIWQQVGGLNCKTCENQIKEFSKKVGWNLSQQVNPVPGDFVGQYPTVATLGWQSYVDSDRSLLNQGFFGQGTWQAWKIGNFNFFSTLKNCQGKTP
- a CDS encoding phosphate ABC transporter permease, with protein sequence MLVPLTRQKFEQIIPLIATGLQYKYYWGKFSNFLQRLLISVVAVVVILLLITLFKLEFGLIIFVLGVVGALFWLWYPAFQASVQNIQCRRYKYSGFFRGRVLDWWITDRVIGKQETVNSKGELVIVENREKRINLEIGDDTGFSIEFDAPLRPAHKAIARGQVAEMVVMSNRADLSIIEEFSDIYFPNRDVWVSDYPYLRRDFFNEVGRRLSEDQQERPRRRRRPSRE
- the dapB gene encoding 4-hydroxy-tetrahydrodipicolinate reductase codes for the protein MTNQAAIPVIVNGAAGKMGREVVKAVAQSSDLNLVGAIDRSPQHQGQDAGELAGLSEPLEVPITDQLEPMLGYVAGDRQSPPGVIVDFTHPDSVYDNIRSAIAYGIRPVVGTTGLSPEQIQDLADFADKASTGCLIIPNFSIGMVLLQQAAVTASQYFDHVEIIELHHNQKADAPSGTAIQTAQLLAEFGKTFNPPLVEETEKLPGARGSLADEGIRIHSVRLPGLIAHQEVIFGAAGQIYTLRHDTSDRACYMPGVLLAIRKVLQLKSLVYGLEKIL
- a CDS encoding glycosyltransferase family 2 protein — encoded protein: MISIITPVYNGEKFIESCLQVVIDQNYLEVEHIILDGGSSDKTVDIIKEKANQYPHIRWVSEKDRGQSDAINKGISMAKGQIIGVLNVDDFYEPNVINRVCNIFKFLPEPSLIVGNCNILNQQDKLISINKPNRLQTLSLLLERRVNNGTIDASFPVNPSAYFYHKSLHEKIGLYKVEEHYVMDLDFLLKAVSSSHVKYFNETWGNYRYYPGTKTFDDSARGNSLSRIKQLFDDYIKTLSLMEQWQIWIARNMNFILLKIFYFYKYPERLPESIRQRLTKYSQTY